In Candidatus Paceibacterota bacterium, one DNA window encodes the following:
- a CDS encoding DUF5655 domain-containing protein yields MEQKLWKCKKCKREFKKKNQAHSCVVYPIKNHFKNKELAKELFEYFKKEIQKNVGPLKIESLPCCIHLVSNYTFGAVWALKDKIRIDFRVDRKIKSKKIWKMIQMSPGRFLYYFEIYNKKEIDKELLSYVKEAYNLNKK; encoded by the coding sequence ATGGAACAAAAACTTTGGAAGTGTAAAAAATGCAAAAGAGAGTTTAAGAAAAAAAATCAAGCGCATTCTTGTGTTGTATATCCGATTAAAAACCATTTTAAAAATAAGGAACTTGCGAAAGAATTGTTTGAATATTTTAAAAAAGAAATTCAAAAGAACGTGGGACCACTAAAAATAGAATCTTTGCCCTGCTGTATTCATTTGGTTAGTAACTATACCTTTGGCGCAGTTTGGGCCTTAAAAGATAAAATAAGAATTGATTTTCGGGTGGATCGTAAGATTAAAAGCAAAAAAATTTGGAAAATGATACAAATGTCACCAGGAAGATTTCTTTATTATTTTGAGATTTATAACAAAAAAGAAATAGATAAAGAACTTCTTTCATACGTTAAAGAGGCTTATAATTTAAATAAAAAATAA
- a CDS encoding DUF167 domain-containing protein, whose amino-acid sequence MKIFIKVKIKAKEEKVEKIDKNHFIVWTKEPPDKGKANKAILNVLAKNLNIPVSNLKIISGFTSKNKVIKILNK is encoded by the coding sequence ATGAAAATTTTTATAAAAGTAAAAATAAAAGCAAAAGAAGAAAAAGTTGAAAAAATAGATAAAAATCACTTTATAGTTTGGACTAAAGAACCGCCCGATAAAGGAAAAGCAAATAAGGCAATATTAAATGTTTTAGCAAAAAACTTAAACATTCCTGTCTCAAATTTAAAAATTATTTCCGGGTTTACTTCAAAAAATAAAGTTATTAAAATTTTAAATAAATAA
- a CDS encoding HD domain-containing protein: MKKEDKIFSEIILNNSKIEKEKFFPYACRSDDGVRRYPKREKLPDKKNLRSIFFHDTDKIIHSLAYTRYIDKTQVFYLFNNDHLTHRVLHVQFVSKIGRVIGRCLKLNEDLIEAISLGHDLGHAPFGHEGEEALDEICQKNKIGFFRHNAQSVRLLEDIGQHGKGLNLSLQVLDGILCHNGEMINEKYFPNRKKTWKKFDEEYKNCLLKKNYSKRIFPMTLEGCVVRISDIIAYIGRDFEDAVRLKLIKREEMPIEAKKRLGDSNDKIINSLVEDLIKNSYGKEYIAFSKDIFKNLNYLRKFNFEKIYFNSKIKTETQKIKNMFWDLFKKYCEDVKNKNYSSPIYEYFLNSRSREYLKKTNDKRKVVDFISGMTDNFFNKQYEELFMPKNFGYSI, from the coding sequence ATGAAAAAAGAAGATAAAATATTTTCAGAGATAATTTTAAATAATTCAAAAATAGAAAAAGAGAAATTTTTTCCCTATGCTTGCAGGAGCGATGATGGGGTGAGAAGATATCCAAAAAGAGAAAAATTACCCGATAAAAAAAATTTAAGGTCAATATTTTTTCACGATACAGATAAAATAATACATTCTCTTGCATATACCCGTTATATAGACAAAACACAGGTTTTTTATTTATTTAACAACGATCATTTAACGCACAGAGTTTTACATGTTCAGTTTGTTTCAAAAATTGGCAGGGTAATTGGAAGGTGTCTTAAATTAAATGAAGACTTAATTGAAGCAATTTCTCTGGGCCATGATTTGGGACATGCGCCTTTTGGACATGAGGGCGAAGAGGCGTTGGACGAAATATGCCAAAAAAATAAGATAGGATTTTTTCGTCATAATGCCCAAAGCGTAAGATTGTTGGAAGACATAGGTCAGCATGGCAAAGGATTGAATTTATCTTTACAAGTTTTAGATGGTATTTTATGCCACAATGGTGAGATGATTAATGAGAAATATTTCCCGAATAGAAAAAAAACCTGGAAAAAATTTGACGAAGAATATAAAAACTGCTTATTAAAAAAGAATTACAGCAAAAGAATCTTTCCAATGACTCTTGAAGGATGCGTTGTTAGGATTTCAGATATTATTGCCTATATTGGAAGAGACTTTGAAGACGCGGTAAGACTTAAATTGATAAAAAGAGAAGAAATGCCGATTGAGGCAAAAAAAAGATTAGGAGATTCAAATGACAAAATAATAAATAGTTTAGTTGAGGATCTTATAAAAAATAGTTACGGCAAAGAATATATTGCGTTTAGTAAGGATATTTTTAAAAACTTAAATTATTTAAGAAAATTTAACTTTGAAAAAATTTATTTTAACTCCAAAATTAAAACTGAAACGCAAAAAATTAAGAATATGTTTTGGGATTTATTTAAGAAGTATTGTGAAGATGTCAAAAATAAAAATTATTCCTCACCGATTTATGAATACTTTTTAAACAGTAGAAGTAGAGAATACTTAAAAAAGACAAACGACAAAAGAAAAGTTGTGGACTTTATATCTGGCATGACAGACAACTTTTTTAACAAACAATACGAGGAGCTTTTTATGCCAAAAAACTTTGGTTATTCTATATAA